The following proteins are encoded in a genomic region of Doryrhamphus excisus isolate RoL2022-K1 chromosome 6, RoL_Dexc_1.0, whole genome shotgun sequence:
- the cotl1 gene encoding coactosin-like protein: MATQIDKEGCREAYNQVRDDNTDINWAVFKYQGSRIVPAEQGTDYEELKKMCTDDARLFCFLRIMTGDAMSKRAKFTLVTWIGESISGLQRAKISTDKALVKEIVQNFAKEFMISDAKEVDEDYLRTELKKAGGANYDAQAE, translated from the exons ATGGCAACCCAGATTGATAAAGAGGGTTGCCGGGAGGCTTACAACCAAGTCAGAGACGACAATACGGACATCAACTG GGCTGTATTTAAATACCAAGGCTCCAGGATTGTGCCTGCAGAGCAAGGGACTGACTATGAGGAGTTAAAAAAGATGTGCACAG ATGACGCTCGTCTGTTTTGCTTCCTGCGGATCATGACGGGCGACGCCATGAGCAAGCGAGCCAAGTTCACCCTCGTCACCTGGATTGGGGAGAGCATCAGCGGGCTGCAGCGGGCCAAGATCAGCACTGACAAAGCGTTGGTGAAAGAGATTGTGCAG AACTTCGCCAAGGAGTTCATGATCAGTGATGCAAAGGAAGTGGACGAGGACTACCTTCGCACGGAGCTGAAGAAGGCAGGCGGAGCCAACTACGATGCCCAGGCCGAGTAG